From the Achromobacter xylosoxidans A8 genome, the window GGCAGGCTGAGCGTCAGATCGGGCTGCAACGCCACCAGCGACGGGCGTGCGCGCAGTGAACGGTACAGGCGCTTGCGGCCGTCGTCGCCCTGGATCAGCGCGGCCGAGCTGCTTTCGCTTCCGGTGCCCGAGGTCGTGGGCACGGCGATGAAGAGCGGATCAGTGCCTTCGACGGCGGAGTTCAGCCAGGCCTGTCCGCGCGGCGTCGCCAATTCGTCGGCTTCCAGTCCGCCAGCCAGACAGGCGTAAACCGCTTTGGCCACGTCGATGGCGCTGCCGCCGCCGACGGCCAGGATACTGGCGCAGTCCAGGTCGTGCGCCGTACCCAGCGCCGCCCGCACCTGCGCGATGGCGGGGTTAGGCACCACGCCGTCATAGACATGCCATTGCAGTCCCGGCACGGCCGCAAGCGCCGCCTCAACGGCAGGCCCCAGCGCCCCCCAGGTGCCGGCGTCGGTCACCACCAGCGGCAGGCGCAGGCGCGGGCCGGCAGCGGCGAGCGTTCTGGCCAGGGCGTCCGCGCCCCAGTGACAAACGCCCGGCCAAGCCATCACGCCCTGGGCCTGAAGCGCACAATCTTGCTGACCGCTCACATCGTCCTCCTGATCTTGCATAATTTGCTATGCGAATTTATAATTCATTTAGTGAATTGATAATAGAAAAGGAGCTTGTCCATGTCAAGAGCCTCATCCCGCACGCCCGCCAACGACGCAGTTGAAGACTCCGCCGAACCCGACCGCCAGTTCGTCACCGCGCTGGCCCGCGGGCTCGACATCCTGCGTTGCTTCAGCGCGGAACGGCGCATGTTGGGCACGACGGAACTGGCACATCTGACCGGCCTGGCCCAACCCACGGTCTGGCGGCTGTGCCATACCCTGCAAAAGACGGGATTCCTGACCGCCGTGCCGGGCAAGGACAAGCTGCAATTGGGCATCGCCGCCATCGCGCTGGGCGGCGCCGCGCTGGCGGGACAGGAAGCGCTGGACGTCATACGGCCGCTGCTGCAATCCCTGGCCGACCGCTACCAGGTGGCGGTGGCCCTGGGCCGGCGCGACGGCGACAGCATCGTCTACCTGCTGCGCTGCCAAGGGAACTCGCCGCTGCTGATGAACCTGCGCGTGGGTTCGCGCATTCCGCTGTTCCATAGCGCGATCGGCTGGGCCTACCTGGCCTGCTGCTCGCCCGAGGAACGCGAGACCCTGCTCCAGGAAGCCCGCGCATCCGGCAAGGCCGGCGACGCCGCGGAACAACAAGCCATCGCCGAAGCCATCGCCCTGTATGCGGAGCGCGGCTTCGTCTATCACGAGCGCCCCGCCTACCAGATCAATACGGTGGCCGCCGCCATCGAATTGCCCGCCGGCGAACGCTACGTGGTCAGCTGCGGCGGCCCTGCGGCGCTGCTGCCGCGATCGCTGATGCTCGACGAGGCGGGCCCCACGCTGCAGCGGCTGGCAGGCGAGTTGCAGCCCATCTTGCTGATGGGGAGGCACGTGTGAACCAGCCTCTCGCGCCGGCCGATGCCACTGAGGTTCCGCCACGCTGGCCCACCCGCATCACCGAACTGATGGGTATACGCTGGCCGCTGCTGCTGGGCGGCATGATGTGGCTGTCCGATGCGCGCCTGGTGGCCGCCATGGTGCGCGCCGGCGGCATGGGCTTCATCACCGCGCGCAGTTCGCGCACGGACGAGGATTTCAGGCAGGCGCTGCGCGACTGCGGCGAACTGACAGGCGGCCTGCCCTTCGGCGTCAACCTCACGCTGTCGCGCCGCGCGGCCCACAACGACGCCATGCTGACGCGGCTGCGCATCGCGCTGGAAGAAGGCGTGCGTCTCTTCGAGACGGCGGGGCTGCCGCCCACGCCGCTGCTGCCCACCCTGCGCGAGGCCGGCGCCATCGTCATCCATAAATGCGCGCACGTGCGCCACGCCGTCGCGGCGCAGAAGATGGGCGTGGACGCGGTCACCCTGGTCGGCATGGAAGAAGGCGGCCACCCAGGCAGCAATCAGCTGCCCACTTTCCTCAACGGCGCTTACGCCCTGGAACAGCTGCGCATTCCGCTGGCGCTGGGCGGCGGCATCGGCCACGGCCGGCAGATCGCCGCGGCGCTGGCGCTGGGCGCCGACGCGGTGGTGATGGGCAGCGTCTTCACGCCTGCGCTGGAAACCCCGGCGCACACCGCCTACAAGCAGCGGGTGGTCGACACCAGCGAACACGGCACCCGCGCCGTGCTCGGCAGCCTGGGCGACACCTGGCGCATCCTCGACAACGAAAACGCGCGCAAGGTCGCCGCCCTGGAGCAGGCCGGCGCGAACCGCTACGCGGACTTCGGCGAACTGATCAGCGGCGAGCGCACCCAGGCCCTTGCCTACCAGGCGGGCCAACACGAAGAAGGCATGCTGTCCATGGGACCGGCGGTGGGCTTTGCGCGAGCCATCGAGCCCGTGGAGAGCATCGTCCGGCGGCTGCAGCAGGAATGCGTGCAGGCCAGCGCGCGCTTCAGGCGGATGGTCGATTCCGCCTGAGTTCGATCCCGCGCCAGCGGAATGTTCCACAGCCCTGGATCCCTGCCCCGCCTTTGCGCGCGGCAGGGATTTTTCATGCGCATATGCGGCCGATTTGGCCGCAGGCCGCAAGCCCGTTATTGCGGCGTCCCGACAGCCGCAGTATCATCAATTCATTGAACGAATTATTAATTCGCTAAGTGAATTATAAAACGGACCACCCAAGAGTCCGCCAAGCGCATCACAAGCGCGCTCAACCCAGAAAAACAGGAGACAAGAATGAAGTTCAGCAAGTTGGTCGCGGCAGCCCTGCTGGCCGCCGGCTTCGCGACGGCGGCCACGGCCGGAGAATGGCCGGACAGGCCGATACGGGCAGTGATCGGGTTTGCGCCGGGAGGGCCTTCCGACATCGCGTTCAAGATGATGCAGGACGAATTGAGCAAGAAGCTCGGCCAGCCCGTCATCCCGGAGTACAAGCCGGGCGCCAACGGCAATCTCTCGCTGCTGGCCGCGGCCAGCGCCCCCGCCGACGGCTACACCATCCTGTGGACCAACGCGGCCACCATCGCCGTCAACCAGTACCTGTACAAAGATCTGAAGGTCGATCCGGCCAAGGCCTTCGCGCCCGTGGCGCAACTGACGGATTCGCCGCTGGTGGTGGTGGTGCCCAAGGATTCGCCCTACCAGACCATGGCGGACCTGATCGCCGCCATCAAGGCGGACAAGCAGGCCACGCTCACCTATGGATCGCCGGGTTACGGCAGTTCGGCGCACACCGCGGCCTCCTCGCTGGCGCTGGCGCTGAACACCAAACTCACGCACGTGCCGTACAAGGGCAGCGCCCCCGCACTGCAAGACCTGATCGCCGGACGGCTGACCTTCATGATCGACAGCCGCTCCAGTTCCCTCCCCTATATCAAGGACGGCATGCTGCGCCCGCTGGCCGTCAGCGGCGCCGCCCGCGTCAAGGATCTGCCGGACCTGCCCACCATCGCCGAGTCCGGCGTGCCGGGCTTCAAGGTCACCACCTGGCAGGCGGTAGTCGTCCCCGCTGGCACGCCCAAGCCCATCATCGACAAGCTGGCCCAGGCCCTGGAAGAAACTGCCGCCATGCCTATCGTGCAGGAACGGTTCGAGCGTATCGCCACGCCCTTGGTCAGCAGTTCGCCCGAGGCGTTCGCCAAGTTCTGGGCGGAGCACCGCGAGGTCACCCGCGATCTCGTGGAACGTGCCAACCTGAAGCTGGAGTAAACGCATGAGCAACATCGACCTGACGCCCGAACAGCAGGAACTCCAGCACAGCATCCGCCGCTTCATGCAGGCGGAAGTGGCGCCCATCGTGGCGCAGCACGAAAAGGCGCGGACCTTTCCGTTCGACCTCATGCCCAAGCTGGCGGAACTCGGCTACCTGGGCGGCAACCTGCCGGAAGACCAGGGCGGACACGGCATCGACATGCCCACCTGGGCCATGATGATGGAAGAGTTGGGCTACCACTGGCTGTCGCTGCGCACCATCGTCAACATCACCAACGGCTCCATCAAGCGTTTGGCCGCTCATGGCTCGCCGGCGCAGAAGGAGAAGTACCTCAAGCCGCTCATGGCCGGCCGCCTCAAGGCCTGCACCGGCCTGACGGAACCGAACACCGGCTCCAATATCGCCGGCATCCAGACGCGGGCCGAGCTGGTAGGCGACGAATGGGTCATCAACGGCCGCAAGCTGTGGATCACCAACGGCTGCGACGCCGACTTCGCCATGGTGGTCGCGCGCACATTCAGCCCCACCTGCGAAGGCAAACTGTCGACCTTCATCGTGGAACGAGCGCTTGCCAACTACGACGTGCGCAAGCTCGACACCATGGTGCTGCGCTGCACCGGCACGGCCGAACTCGGCTTCACCGACGTGCGCATCCCGAAGGAAAACCTGGTCGGCGTCGAAGGCGCGGCGCTCGCCGGCACCCTCAAAGGCCTGGACGCCGCGCGCCTGAACATCGCCATGGGCGCCGTCGGCGCCGCGCAGGCAGCCTTGGACATGTCCATCGACTACGCGAAACAGCGCGAACAGTTCGGCCGCCCCATCGGCAGCTTCCAGCTGGTGCAAAAGCACATCGTCGACATGACGGTCCGCGTCGAAGCGGCGCGCGCCCTGGGCATGCGCGCCGCCCACGCGCTGGAAGCCGGCAAGGACGTGCGCCAGGCCTGCTCCATCGCCAAGCTCTACGCCACCGAGGCCGCCCACGAAGTGGCCAACATGGCGCTGCAAGTGCACGGCGGGCTGGGATATTCGGAGGAGTACCCGATAGAGCGCATCTTCCGGGACACGCGCGGCGGCATGATTCCCGAAGGCACGACGGAGATCCAGACGCTGATCGCGGGGCGGGAGATCCTGGGGATGAACGCGATCAGCTAGGCAGCGGAAAAACCTAAACGCCGGCGTCGTGCTCCCAGGCACGCATCCGGGTGCGGCAATGCCGCAGCGCGCGCGTGAGATGCTTGTTCACCATGTCGGTGGATATGTCGAGCTTGCGGGCGATCTCGTCGTGAGACATGCCTTCGACCTGCCGCATCAGGAATGCGCGGCGGCACGCCGACGGCAGTTCATCCAGGGCCCGCTCCAGACGCGTCAATTGCTGACGGCGATATAGCTGCTCTTCCTGCAGCGGCGCCTCGCATCGCACGGCTTCCGCTTCGGCATCGAGCGACAGCGCCTGAATGCCGCGCCGGCTGCGGTACAGATCAGAGCAAAGATTGAGCGCAGCGCGAAACAGGAAGGCCCGCGGCTGGGCGATGACGCACTCAGCGTTGCGGTCCAGCACGCGCGCATAAGCCTCCTGGGCCACGTCGGCAGCGTCGTTCGCGTCGCCGAGCTTACGCCCTAGAAACCGCAGCAACTCTTTGTAGTACTGCTCCATTCGGACATTCCCCCGCGATGATTCCGAATAAGGCGCGACGGGTGAAATCCTGGATAATCCCACCTGATTCCATGCGTTCCACCCCTCGGCGCCGCAGCGCGACCGAAGTGTAACAAATCTCATTCATATTAACTGCCATGGCCGTCCCTCCCACGACTTTCTCCGGCAACCAGGATGATCTCCTGACCGAGCAGGCCGTCGAATGGTGCGTGCGCATACACGACGAATCCTGTTCCGAACAGGATCGCGCCGCTCTGCAGGCCTGGCTCGAGGCAGATCCGCGCCATGCCCGCGAGTACGAAGCGGTGCGTGATCTGTGGTCGCTGTCCCGGGAACTGCCGGCTACCCCCGCGACCGGAGCGGCTCCCGCCCGGGCATCGCGCACGCCGCGTCCCTACACCCGCTGGGCGCTCGGCGCCTGCGCGCTAACTCTGGGTTGTTGGGCCGCGGGTTGGTGGTTCGCCCTGCTCCCCAGTGCCTATCATCGGTATGCCAGCGGCACGCAGATGACCACCGTCACGTTGGGCGACGGCAGCGAGGTCGACATGAACATCGACACCTCCATGGTGTATCGCAACTACCGCGACACCCGGCGCGTACGCCTGAGCGACGGCGAGGCCTATTTCCGCGTGTCGCACGACGCTAACCAACCTTTCGTGGTGGAGGCGGGCCGCGGCACCATCACCGTTACCGGCACCGCATTCAATGTCTGGAAATCCGGCGATACCGTCGTCGTCACCCTGCTCGAAGGCAGCGTCGACTTGCGCACCGACACAGGCGGCAGGAAGGTAAGCATGCAAGCGCTGACGCAGGCGCGCTACACCGAACGCAACGAGCCGCAGACCCGTACCGTCAGCGGCTCGGCGTCGACCGCCTGGCGCAACGGCAAGCTGGTGCTCGACAACACCACGCTGCGGGACGCCATCATGCAGATCAACCGCTACCTGCCCGTCGAGGCGCGCTATACCTCGATCGACCCCGCCATCGCTGGCCTGCGCCTGGGAGGCACCTACGAAATACGCAATGTTGCCGAGCTGGCTCAGGCTCTGCCCAACATTCTTCCCGTCCGCTCCTTGCGGCGTCCGGACGGCAGCCTGGCCCTGGTGGCTGGCCCGGCGCCATAGCGCCCGGCTGACGCCTATTCGGCGTTAAAGTTTCATTTAGTTTCAATTTCCCGTTCCTAGCGGGGCCGCGGATTTCGTCTCAGGGATTGATAACGGTAATTATTTTCAATCCCTTTTGGACAGCCCATGCGAGCCAGATCGACCGCGTCCTCCCGCGCACCGCTTGTTCCCTTTATCCCCAACCGTTTCCTCCTGCCGCTGTTGGGGGCATGCGCGTGGCTAGGCGCCGCCTCGACGCAAGCAGCGCCGGTCGATATCGATATTCCATCCCAGAGCCTGTCACGCGCCTTGCATGAGCTTGGCAATCAGGCGCGGCTGCAGGTCCTGTATAGCCAGGACCTGGTCGAAGGCCTGCGCAGTCCGGGCGTACGTGGCCGCATGGAGCCAGCGGAGGCGTTGGAACGCCTGATAAACGGCCGCGGCATCCGCTATTCGATCCAGAACGACACGGTTACCCTGACCCCGCAGCCCCACACGGCCACGCTGCCGCCAGTACATGTCGTGGGGACCTTGCCCGACGCTGACACCTATGTCGCCACGGCCACACTGGCCGGCACCAAGACGGATACCCCGCTGATCGAAGTGCCGCAATCGATCTCGGTGGTCACGGCCGCGCAGATCCGGGAACAGAACCCGCAGACACTGGGCGATGCAGTGCGCTACATCCCTGGCATCGTGGTGCAGGAAGGCTTCAACCGCACCGATGACCCGTTCATCATTCGCGGCTTCGATGTCCGCACCAACCCGGGCGTCATGTTCCGCGACGGCCTGAAAGTGCCGCTACCGCATTACAGCGCGATGTCCGAGCCCTATGCACTCGATCGCATTGAAGTCGTGAAAGGCCCCGCGTCTGTCCTGTATGGCCAAGCCTCGCCTGGCGGGATCGTCAACGTGGTGTCGAAGCGGCCGACCGACACGCCCTTGCACGAACTGCAACTCAGCGGCGGCTCGCACAACAACAGGCAACTGGCGGGCGACTTCGGCGGCCCTCTCGATGACGCGGGGCGGCTCACTTACCGATTGACCGGCCTGGTGCGCGACGCCGACACCATGATCGACCATATTCCGGATGATCGTCTCTACCTGGCGCCCGCGCTCACCTGGCGCATTGCGCCCGACACCTCCCTGACCTTGCTTGCGAGCTACTTGAAGAACAAGACCATCAACAACGCCGGGTATCCGCTGGAAGGGTCGGTGCTACCCAATCCCAACGGCCGCATCGCGCGCGACCGTTTTACCGGCGAACCCGACTGGAGCAAGTGGAACCAGGAAGTGGGCAACGTGGGCTACCAATTCGCGCACCGCTTCAACGAAACATGGCAATTCAGGCAGAACCTTAACTACGCCCAATCCCGCAACCGGGTGAACCATGTGTACTGGAACACTTGGGTGCCCGGCAGCAATTTTTCGACAGCCGAACGCGGCGCCTACCGGCGCGACGACGACGCGCATGGCGTCAGCGTCGACAACCAGTTCGAAGCGAAGTGGGAGACTGGCCGTTTCAAACAGAACGTGCTGTTCGGCCTTGATTACACCGAGACTTCCTTCACGCGCAAGCAGTATGCCGGCTACAACAACCTGACGCCGATCAACTTCTTTGATCCCGTGTATGGGTCGTCCGTGGTCCTTCCGGCCGAGCCCAATACCTACACCAACGAGAAGCGCAGCCAGGTCGGCCTGTACCTGCAGGACCAGATCAAGTTCGACGACAAACTGGTACTGGTCCTCGGCGGCCGCTACGACAGCGCCGACAGCAAGACGCTCAACAAGCTCAATGACAGCAACACACGCACTGACGACAATGCGTTTACATACCGCGTCGGCTTGCTCTACCTGGCGGAAAATGGCGTGGCTCCGTACGTCAGCTACTCCACCTCATTCCAGCCTCAGACTGGCACTACCTCGCCCGCGCGCGGCACCGCCCCTTTCGACCCCACCAAGGGAAAACAATGGGAAGCTGGCGTGAAGTATCAGCCCAGCGGCTCGAACTCCTTCATCACCGCGTCCATATTCGAACTCACGCGTACCAACGTTCCCACGACCGATCCCGACAACTCCATCTACAACGTGCAGGAAGGCGAGGTCCGGTCGCGCGGTCTTGAACTGTCCGCTACCGCCAATCTGACTCCGGGATGGAACCTGATCGCGGCCTACACCTACACGGATGCCGAAATCACCAAGAGCAACTCCAACACGCTGGGCCGCACGCCCGAGGCCGTGCCGCGCAACATGGCCTCGCTTTGGTCCGACTACACCGTGCAATCCGGCGCGCTGGCAGGGTTGAATGTCGGAGCCGGCGTGCGCTACATCGGATCTTCCTTCAACGGCGCCAATACCGCCAAGGTCGGCGACTACACGCTGTTCGACGCTGCGCTGCGCTACGACCTTGGCGCGCGCAGCCCTGCGCTCAAGGGCTGGATGGCCGATCTGACCGTGCGCAACCTGTTCAACAAGGACTACGTGGCTTCGTGCACGTACGCCTGCTTCTTCGGAGAAAGCCGGACGGTGCTGGGCCGAGTGACGTATAAGTGGTAGCGGCCCGGCATCGCCTTGGCTGCCTTCCCCGGGGAACCGCCTCGCATTTCACATCAAAATCACAACCTACCAAAAGTAAGTTACTATTGGTAGGTTAACTATTTTGATGGAGTCGAGACGCCATGCATGCGCTCATTGTTGTCGCCCACCCCGATCCCGCATCGCTTACCCACGCGGTGGCACGACAGATAGCGGAAGGAATTTCCGCCTCTGATTCCCGGCATTCCTTCGAAATCGCCGATCTGGCCGCGGAAGGTTTCGATCCCAGATTCACCCAGCCGGATACGGCGCTGGCCATGGGCCGGGGCGAGCCGCTCGCGGAAGTCGCCGCGGAGCATGCGCGCCTGGAACGCGCGGATGCCCTGGTCCTGGTCTACCCCGTGTACTGGTGGTCTTTCCCAGGACTGCTCAAGGGCTGGATCGACCGGGTGTTCACCCAAGGCTGGGCCTATGAAGACGCGGACGGCAAGCTGGTCAAGAAGCTGCAGCGCCTCAAGGTGCATCTGGTGGCGCTGGGCGGGGCCAACCAGCGCACCTATGCGCGGCACGGCTACTTCGGCGCCATGAAGACGCAGATCGACCACGGCATCTTCGGCTACTGCGGCGCCCAAGTGGTCACGTCGGACTTGCTGCTGCCCTCGGACGCCGGTTTTCCCGCCGCGCATCTCGCGACCGCCCAGGCGATCGGCGGGAAGATTTTCTCCTCGCGTGCTGTAATCCGCGAGGAGGAAGTCGAACCATGACAGCAAAAGCACCAAGCACCGCCAAAGCCGCCACGCAGCGCCGGCTATCCCGCGACGAGCGCCAACGCCAGTTGCTCGATGTCGCCTGGCAACTGATCAGCGACGAAGGCACGGACGCGCTGACCCTGGGACGGCTGGCCGCGGAAGCTGGCATCACGAAGCCGGTGGCCTACGACCACTTCGGCACGCGCAATGGGCTGCTGGTGGCGCTGTATCAGGACTTCGATGTGCGCCAGACCGCGCTCATCGACGCCGCGATCGCCGCCAGCAAGCCGGCCTTGAAGGAAAAGGCCCGGGTCATTGCATCGGGCTACATCGAATGCGTCATGACCCAAGGGCGCGAGATTCCCGGCGTGCTGGCCGCGCTGAGCGGCTCGCCGGAACTGGCCGCCGTCAAGCACCAGTACCAGCAGGCTTTCATCGAAAAATGCCAGGCCATACTTGCGCCTTACGCCGGACCCGCGGGAATCCCGGCCGCCGGCATGTGGGCGATGCTTGGCGCGGCCGATGGCCTGGCGCACGCGGCCGTGGCCGGCGACATCAGCGTGGAACAGGCGCGCGACGAGTTGATGGAGACCATCTTGGCGATGGTCAAGCGCAGCAAATGATCCAGAGAAAACGCAGATCGCACTAAAGCAAGGACTCGCCGCCGCGCCCGCGCCCCCGGGCGCGGCGGCATCCCGCGTCTTATCGCTCAGCGCAGCGGCATCGCCACCGGACGCAGCGGCGCCGCATCGCCGCCGCGGATCTTCAGCGGTCCGCCGATGAAGGCGAATTCATAGACCTGGTCGCGCGACAACTCGTCCAGTGCCGCGAGCTCGATGATGGGTACGCCCTTCTGCGCCAGCAGATAGGTATGCAGCGGCACATAGTCGTCGGACACTTCAGAGGGGAAGGTCTCGAAGCTGAGATTGTCCGCCCCCAGGATCATGGCTCCGCCCTCCTCGACCAGGTAGCGCGCCGCGTCCAGGCCCATGCCTGGCGGCTTGGCCATGTAGGCCGCCGGATCGTTGTACAGCTTCATGCGGCCGGTGCGGATCAGCACGATGTCGCCCTCGCGCAGTTCGGTCTTCTGGCGCGCCAGCGCGGCCTTCAGGTCCTGCCGCGTGATGCGGTACTGGTCGGGCAGCATGTCCACGCCCTTGAGCGCGGCCACGTCGATCAAGACGCCGCGCGCCACCAGGGGCGGGAATTTTTCGATGCCGGTGCGCTTCCAGCCGCGGTCGCCCAGATGCTCGTCGGCACGGAAGCCGTTCCAGATCTTGCCGTGGATGCCAAAATGGTTGAGCGCGTCGATGTGCGTACCGGTGTGGCTGTACATCGAGAACGCCGTGCCGGTGTAGCTGCGCATGGCGTTCATGTCCTGGCCCACGCCCATGGGGTCGTCGACCTCCGTGCCACGCGGCGTGTGGGTCATCCAGAACTGGTAGTGGGGATCGCCCGCGTCCTGCCAGCTGGGCATGCCCACGTAGTATTCCGTGGCCAGGTCATAGACCTTGCCGCCGGCCACGCGCGACATGACCGCGGCGCGCGATTCGGGCGTGATCAGATTGAGGCGGCCGATTTCATCGTCCGGCCCCCAGGGGCTGATGCCAACCTCCTGGCCGGACGCGGGCGCCCGGGCAGGCGCGCCATGCGCGAAGACGTTGAAGCTGAGGGCGGCGCCCAGCGCCAGGCCGAGCAGTTTGCGGGTGTAGCGGATAGTCATGATGCACCTTGTGCGTGTGGCTGCCGTCCTGCGGACAGCAAAAAAAAGAAAAATGTGGACGATGGCCGGATACGCGACGATCAAGCGTCGGGCGAGGCCGGGATCAATGCCTGCAATCTGTCCCGCAACTCGGCCGTCGACATGGTCCGCAGGCGGGCCCGGTGCGGGCCGGCGATCAACGTAGGAATGGAATCGATGGCCAGCCGAGCGGCGGCCGCGCGGTCGGCCTGCACGCGTCGCAGCGCCTCTTCGCCCTGCATCAGTGCGGCGAATGCGCCGCGCTCGTGGCCCAGCCCGACGGCAATATCCAGCAGCTCGGCGCTATCGCCGACGTTGCGGTGCGCGCTCAGGTGAGCGTGCTGGATCGCGTCGAACATGTCCCAGTGGCCAGCCTCGCCGGCCAGCAGGTGGGCGGCCTGGCAGGCCAGCGCGCCGGCCATGCCGCTGGGATAATCGAATGGCTCGGCACGCATGCCCTCGACGTCGATGCGGGGCTGGTCGTCATGGCGGGCGCAGGCTTCCCAATGGCCCAGGATCACCTGCTTGGCGCGCTCCATCGAGCCAAACACCTGGCACATCTGTTCGGGCGAGTCCTGCAGCACGAAGCTGCGCTGGCGCACGGCAATGCCCAGTTCGGCAGCCACCTGGCGCAGGCGGGGAGACATTACATAGCACCAGCCGCAGACCACGTCATGGAAGAAGTCCACGGTCAGCGGCGCAGCGGGTGCGTAATCGGGTGTCGAAGTCATGTTGGCGTCCATCTCGTTTCAATGGACGCCAGCTTAAGGACGGGCCGGCGCGGGAGTAAGGTGTCCGCCGGCAGGACTTTATTAGCTGGCCGTCAACAATCGCCTTGCATCGCCGCCGGCAGGTGCGCCACCAGGAAATCCACAAAGGCCTTGACCTTGGGTTGCAGGTGGCGGCTGGTCGGATAGACCGCGTAGACATGGCGCGGCGCGGCCGGCAGCTGCGGCAACACGCGCACGAGCCGGCCGCTGGCGATGGCCGGCGCGGCCAGAAACGACGGCAGCGCGCCTATGCCCAGCCCCGCTTCCAGCAGATCCCGCAGCATCAGGCTGTTGTTGACCTGCACCTGCGCGGGTCCGGCCAGCGGATCCGCCTGCTGGCCGGTTTCCTCATCCGCAACGGCGCCAGGGCTTTCGGCCAGGCTATAGCTGAGGATGTCATGCCCCCGCAGCGCCTCCACGCTGTCCGGACGGCCGCGGCTGTCCAGGTAGGACGGCGCCGCGCACAGCACCTGCGTCAGCGACGCCAGCCGGCGCGCGATCAGCGACGAATCGTCCAGCTGGGCGCGCAGCCGGATCGACACATCGAAACCCTGCCCCACCGCGTCGACCAGCCGGTCCTCCATGGCCAGGTCCAG encodes:
- a CDS encoding Bug family tripartite tricarboxylate transporter substrate binding protein, which translates into the protein MKFSKLVAAALLAAGFATAATAGEWPDRPIRAVIGFAPGGPSDIAFKMMQDELSKKLGQPVIPEYKPGANGNLSLLAAASAPADGYTILWTNAATIAVNQYLYKDLKVDPAKAFAPVAQLTDSPLVVVVPKDSPYQTMADLIAAIKADKQATLTYGSPGYGSSAHTAASSLALALNTKLTHVPYKGSAPALQDLIAGRLTFMIDSRSSSLPYIKDGMLRPLAVSGAARVKDLPDLPTIAESGVPGFKVTTWQAVVVPAGTPKPIIDKLAQALEETAAMPIVQERFERIATPLVSSSPEAFAKFWAEHREVTRDLVERANLKLE
- a CDS encoding acyl-CoA dehydrogenase family protein, with the protein product MSNIDLTPEQQELQHSIRRFMQAEVAPIVAQHEKARTFPFDLMPKLAELGYLGGNLPEDQGGHGIDMPTWAMMMEELGYHWLSLRTIVNITNGSIKRLAAHGSPAQKEKYLKPLMAGRLKACTGLTEPNTGSNIAGIQTRAELVGDEWVINGRKLWITNGCDADFAMVVARTFSPTCEGKLSTFIVERALANYDVRKLDTMVLRCTGTAELGFTDVRIPKENLVGVEGAALAGTLKGLDAARLNIAMGAVGAAQAALDMSIDYAKQREQFGRPIGSFQLVQKHIVDMTVRVEAARALGMRAAHALEAGKDVRQACSIAKLYATEAAHEVANMALQVHGGLGYSEEYPIERIFRDTRGGMIPEGTTEIQTLIAGREILGMNAIS
- a CDS encoding TonB-dependent siderophore receptor; protein product: MRARSTASSRAPLVPFIPNRFLLPLLGACAWLGAASTQAAPVDIDIPSQSLSRALHELGNQARLQVLYSQDLVEGLRSPGVRGRMEPAEALERLINGRGIRYSIQNDTVTLTPQPHTATLPPVHVVGTLPDADTYVATATLAGTKTDTPLIEVPQSISVVTAAQIREQNPQTLGDAVRYIPGIVVQEGFNRTDDPFIIRGFDVRTNPGVMFRDGLKVPLPHYSAMSEPYALDRIEVVKGPASVLYGQASPGGIVNVVSKRPTDTPLHELQLSGGSHNNRQLAGDFGGPLDDAGRLTYRLTGLVRDADTMIDHIPDDRLYLAPALTWRIAPDTSLTLLASYLKNKTINNAGYPLEGSVLPNPNGRIARDRFTGEPDWSKWNQEVGNVGYQFAHRFNETWQFRQNLNYAQSRNRVNHVYWNTWVPGSNFSTAERGAYRRDDDAHGVSVDNQFEAKWETGRFKQNVLFGLDYTETSFTRKQYAGYNNLTPINFFDPVYGSSVVLPAEPNTYTNEKRSQVGLYLQDQIKFDDKLVLVLGGRYDSADSKTLNKLNDSNTRTDDNAFTYRVGLLYLAENGVAPYVSYSTSFQPQTGTTSPARGTAPFDPTKGKQWEAGVKYQPSGSNSFITASIFELTRTNVPTTDPDNSIYNVQEGEVRSRGLELSATANLTPGWNLIAAYTYTDAEITKSNSNTLGRTPEAVPRNMASLWSDYTVQSGALAGLNVGAGVRYIGSSFNGANTAKVGDYTLFDAALRYDLGARSPALKGWMADLTVRNLFNKDYVASCTYACFFGESRTVLGRVTYKW
- a CDS encoding NAD(P)H-dependent flavin oxidoreductase, which translates into the protein MNQPLAPADATEVPPRWPTRITELMGIRWPLLLGGMMWLSDARLVAAMVRAGGMGFITARSSRTDEDFRQALRDCGELTGGLPFGVNLTLSRRAAHNDAMLTRLRIALEEGVRLFETAGLPPTPLLPTLREAGAIVIHKCAHVRHAVAAQKMGVDAVTLVGMEEGGHPGSNQLPTFLNGAYALEQLRIPLALGGGIGHGRQIAAALALGADAVVMGSVFTPALETPAHTAYKQRVVDTSEHGTRAVLGSLGDTWRILDNENARKVAALEQAGANRYADFGELISGERTQALAYQAGQHEEGMLSMGPAVGFARAIEPVESIVRRLQQECVQASARFRRMVDSA
- a CDS encoding IclR family transcriptional regulator, with amino-acid sequence MSRASSRTPANDAVEDSAEPDRQFVTALARGLDILRCFSAERRMLGTTELAHLTGLAQPTVWRLCHTLQKTGFLTAVPGKDKLQLGIAAIALGGAALAGQEALDVIRPLLQSLADRYQVAVALGRRDGDSIVYLLRCQGNSPLLMNLRVGSRIPLFHSAIGWAYLACCSPEERETLLQEARASGKAGDAAEQQAIAEAIALYAERGFVYHERPAYQINTVAAAIELPAGERYVVSCGGPAALLPRSLMLDEAGPTLQRLAGELQPILLMGRHV
- a CDS encoding FecR family protein, with the translated sequence MAVPPTTFSGNQDDLLTEQAVEWCVRIHDESCSEQDRAALQAWLEADPRHAREYEAVRDLWSLSRELPATPATGAAPARASRTPRPYTRWALGACALTLGCWAAGWWFALLPSAYHRYASGTQMTTVTLGDGSEVDMNIDTSMVYRNYRDTRRVRLSDGEAYFRVSHDANQPFVVEAGRGTITVTGTAFNVWKSGDTVVVTLLEGSVDLRTDTGGRKVSMQALTQARYTERNEPQTRTVSGSASTAWRNGKLVLDNTTLRDAIMQINRYLPVEARYTSIDPAIAGLRLGGTYEIRNVAELAQALPNILPVRSLRRPDGSLALVAGPAP
- a CDS encoding sigma-70 family RNA polymerase sigma factor, encoding MEQYYKELLRFLGRKLGDANDAADVAQEAYARVLDRNAECVIAQPRAFLFRAALNLCSDLYRSRRGIQALSLDAEAEAVRCEAPLQEEQLYRRQQLTRLERALDELPSACRRAFLMRQVEGMSHDEIARKLDISTDMVNKHLTRALRHCRTRMRAWEHDAGV